A genomic stretch from Lathyrus oleraceus cultivar Zhongwan6 chromosome 2, CAAS_Psat_ZW6_1.0, whole genome shotgun sequence includes:
- the LOC127123909 gene encoding vacuolar protein sorting-associated protein 32 homolog 2 — protein sequence MSCYTVQLSISCYMYHFSIGTSKVTDITTILPMSRAEVEKAKEFTKGKNKKAAIQCLKRKRLYEQQIEQLGNFQLRIHDQMIMLEGAKATTETVDALRTGAAAMKAMQKATNIDDVDKTMDEINEQTENMKQIQEALSTPIGAAADFDEVIIYLFVMSVANMIFVPFDCL from the exons ATGTCATGTTACACTGTTCAACTTTCTATTTCATGTTACATGTATCACTTTTCCATTGGTACATCAAAAGTTACTGATATAACAACAATTTTGCCAATG TCCAGGGCAGAAGTTGAAAAAGCCAAAGAATTCACTAAAGGAAAGAACAAAAAGG CGGCAATTCAATGTTTGAAGAGGAAGAGGTTATATGAACAGCAAATTGAGCAGCTTGGAAACTTCCAGCTGCGTATTCATGACCAG ATGATAATGTTAGAAGGTGCTAAAGCCACCACGGAAACAGTGGATGCGTTAAGAACAGGAGCCGCTGCTATGAAGGCTATGCAGAAAGCAAC GAATATTGACGATGTTGACAAAACCATGGATGAGATAAATGAACAGACTGAGAACATGAAGCAGATTCAAGAAGCATTGTCAACTCCAATTGGTGCAGCAGCTGACTTTGATGAGGTAATTATTTACTTATTTGTTATGTCGGTTGCAAACATGATATTTGTACCTTTTGATTGTTTATAG
- the LOC127123910 gene encoding uncharacterized protein LOC127123910: protein MDGEEEDEQVIAEEVEAMKSVYENDCTILNSIPPHFHLSLKPRTADVSSHQFVEIVLEVHATPQYPKEPPSVAIVDCKGLDQHRQKHLLNHIQTKANELSPGLMLVALCEEAVEKLSDMNHPDGDCPLCLFPLVTEEHQSETLPFMKLMSCFHLNVSLDDGIGLRVLNKQGLPNQIMQRLVVTWQMVAS, encoded by the exons ATGGACGgcgaagaagaagatgaacaagTGATAGCTGAAGAAGTTGAAGCCATGAAATCCGTTTATGAAAACGATTGTACCATTCTCAATTCCATTCCTCCTCACTTCCATTTATCCCTCAAACCCAGAACCGCTGATGTTTCTTCTCACCAG TTTGTAGAAATTGTTCTTGAGGTACATGCAACTCCACAG TATCCAAAAGAACCTCCTTCTGTTGCTATTGTGGATTGCAAGGGTTTGGATCAACATAGACAAAAGCATttattgaatcatattcaaactaAAGCCAACGAGCTTTCCCCTGGATTAATGCTCGTAGCTCTTTGTGAG GAAGCTGTAGAGAAACTCTCAGATATGAATCATCCTGATGGTGATTGTCCATTGTGCTTATTCCCATTGGTGACAGAAGAACACCAAAGTGAAACCTTGCCTTTTATGAAATTAATGTCTTGCTTTCACT TGAATGTATCATTAGATGATGGAATTGGCTTGAGAGTTCTAAACAAACAGGGTCTTCCAAATCAGATAATGCAACGGCTCGTCGTAACATGG CAAATGGTTGCTTCCTAG